In Microbulbifer celer, a single window of DNA contains:
- a CDS encoding ABC-F family ATPase, whose product MITTANITMQFGAHPLFENISAKFGNGNRYGLIGANGCGKSTFMKILSGALAPSAGNVSVEPGCTVGVLSQDQFAFEEYSVVDAVIMGDTRLWAIKQERDRIYSLPEMSEEEGMRVAELEVQFAELDGYSAESRAGEILLEAGIEESLHFGPMKQVAPGWKVRVLLAQALFADPDILLLDEPTNNLDIHTIHWLSEVLNQRKSTMIIISHDRHFLNSVCTHMADIDYGELRIFPGNYEDFVAASTLIQEQLHAENAKKTAELEELQSFVNRFSANASKAKQASSRAKKMEKIKLDEVKPSSRVKPYITFQQCKKLHRQALTLEDLSHGFDGESLFAGGEMILEAGARLAVIGENGVGKTTFLRCLVDELQANSGVVKWSENAAIGYCPQDSSADFDNDLTIFEWMSQWRTPKHDDLAVRGILGRLLFTADDANKKARVCSGGEKNRLLFGKLMMMDTNVLVMDEPTNHLDMESIEALNKALSQYEGTLIFVSHDRQFVSSLATRVLEIKDNQLHDFQGTYDEYLADRARAEAQAA is encoded by the coding sequence TTGATCACCACCGCCAACATCACCATGCAGTTTGGTGCCCACCCGCTGTTTGAAAACATCTCTGCCAAGTTCGGCAACGGCAACCGGTACGGCCTGATCGGGGCCAATGGCTGTGGCAAATCCACATTCATGAAGATCCTGAGTGGGGCGCTGGCACCCAGTGCGGGCAATGTGTCCGTAGAGCCCGGCTGCACCGTCGGTGTACTGAGCCAGGATCAGTTCGCGTTCGAAGAGTACTCGGTGGTCGATGCCGTGATCATGGGCGATACCCGCCTGTGGGCCATCAAGCAGGAACGCGACCGTATCTACTCGCTGCCGGAAATGAGTGAGGAAGAAGGCATGCGGGTGGCAGAGCTGGAGGTGCAGTTCGCGGAGCTGGACGGCTACAGCGCCGAGAGCCGCGCGGGCGAGATCCTGCTGGAGGCGGGTATCGAGGAATCCCTGCACTTCGGCCCGATGAAGCAGGTAGCGCCGGGCTGGAAGGTACGGGTGCTGCTGGCGCAGGCGCTGTTTGCGGACCCGGATATCCTGCTGCTGGACGAGCCCACCAACAACCTGGATATCCACACCATCCACTGGCTGTCGGAAGTGCTGAACCAGCGCAAGTCCACCATGATCATCATTTCCCACGACCGCCACTTCCTCAATTCCGTGTGCACGCATATGGCGGATATCGACTATGGCGAGCTGCGTATTTTCCCCGGTAATTATGAGGATTTTGTTGCGGCTTCCACCCTGATTCAGGAACAACTGCACGCGGAAAACGCGAAGAAAACCGCGGAGCTGGAAGAACTGCAGTCGTTTGTAAACCGCTTCTCCGCCAACGCCTCCAAGGCCAAGCAGGCGAGCTCCCGGGCGAAGAAGATGGAGAAGATCAAGCTGGACGAGGTGAAACCTTCCAGCCGGGTCAAACCCTATATCACCTTCCAGCAGTGCAAGAAGCTCCACCGTCAGGCACTGACACTGGAAGACCTCTCCCACGGCTTTGATGGCGAATCGCTGTTTGCCGGTGGCGAGATGATCCTGGAGGCCGGCGCGCGTCTGGCGGTAATCGGCGAGAACGGGGTGGGTAAAACCACCTTCCTGCGCTGCCTGGTAGACGAGCTGCAGGCCAACAGCGGCGTGGTGAAATGGTCCGAGAACGCGGCCATTGGCTACTGCCCCCAGGACAGCAGCGCCGACTTCGATAACGACCTCACCATCTTCGAGTGGATGTCCCAGTGGCGCACTCCCAAGCACGATGACCTGGCGGTACGGGGCATCCTCGGCCGCCTGCTGTTTACCGCCGACGACGCCAACAAGAAGGCGCGGGTGTGTTCCGGTGGGGAGAAGAACCGCCTGCTGTTCGGCAAGCTGATGATGATGGACACCAATGTACTGGTGATGGACGAACCCACCAACCACCTGGATATGGAGTCTATCGAGGCGCTGAACAAGGCGCTGTCACAGTATGAGGGCACGCTGATCTTTGTTAGTCACGACCGTCAGTTCGTGTCATCACTGGCGACCCGGGTGCTGGAGATCAAGGACAATCAGCTGCACGACTTCCAGGGGACCTATGACGAGTATCTGGCGGACCGGGCGCGGGCGGAGGCTCAGGCGGCCTGA
- a CDS encoding cold-shock protein, producing the protein MSTVTGTVKWFDEAKGFGFIEQQSGPDVFAHFSAIASTGFRTLTEGQAVEFTVTQGKKGPQAENIVVV; encoded by the coding sequence ATGTCTACAGTAACCGGCACCGTTAAATGGTTTGACGAAGCAAAAGGTTTTGGTTTTATCGAGCAGCAGTCCGGCCCGGACGTTTTCGCACACTTCAGTGCGATTGCCAGCACCGGCTTCCGCACCCTGACCGAAGGCCAAGCCGTTGAGTTCACCGTAACTCAAGGCAAGAAAGGCCCGCAGGCTGAAAACATCGTAGTGGTTTAA
- a CDS encoding spermidine synthase family protein, whose translation MMSLLFEEIDSQASPLGEISLRRRRIPALGDRDIYEVKLGEEFLMSSMFVEAEEALSTLGLAQVQGDRLEVVVGGLGLGYTAVAALKDERISELLVVEALETVIGWHKGELVPLGKTLNADSRNRYVHGSFFDLATAPATGFDPDRAGKQFDAILLDIDHSPTEYLNASNASFYTTENLALMAQQLKPNGVFAMWSQNLPEEHFEALLKTVFETVESHVVSFYNPFQSEESTNSVYVCVKGEE comes from the coding sequence ATGATGTCTCTACTCTTTGAAGAAATTGATAGTCAAGCGTCTCCCTTAGGCGAGATTTCCCTGCGCCGACGTCGCATTCCGGCACTGGGAGACCGAGATATTTACGAAGTGAAGCTGGGCGAAGAGTTTCTGATGTCGAGTATGTTCGTGGAGGCCGAAGAGGCGCTTTCCACACTCGGCCTGGCGCAGGTACAGGGTGACAGGCTGGAGGTGGTGGTCGGTGGCTTGGGGTTGGGCTATACCGCAGTGGCAGCGCTCAAAGATGAGCGCATCTCGGAGCTACTGGTAGTGGAAGCACTGGAAACGGTGATTGGCTGGCACAAAGGGGAGCTGGTGCCGCTCGGCAAGACGCTCAATGCCGATTCCAGAAACCGCTATGTGCACGGGAGCTTCTTCGATCTGGCGACAGCGCCGGCAACGGGCTTTGACCCGGACCGTGCCGGCAAGCAGTTCGATGCCATCCTGCTGGATATCGACCACTCTCCCACAGAATATCTCAACGCAAGCAATGCCAGCTTCTATACCACCGAAAATCTGGCACTGATGGCACAACAGCTGAAGCCCAATGGCGTGTTTGCCATGTGGTCACAGAACCTGCCGGAAGAACATTTCGAGGCGCTGTTGAAAACGGTCTTCGAGACAGTGGAATCCCATGTAGTTTCTTTCTATAACCCGTTTCAAAGTGAAGAGTCCACGAACTCGGTTTATGTCTGCGTAAAAGGCGAAGAGTGA